One genomic window of Apus apus isolate bApuApu2 chromosome 9, bApuApu2.pri.cur, whole genome shotgun sequence includes the following:
- the SLC38A3 gene encoding sodium-coupled neutral amino acid transporter 3, with amino-acid sequence MDVPLQTEMVELVPNGKHATTLTTSAVPSLAGDRFEENQSGTAEMEEFLPHGAEKKQTHFTDFEGKTSFGMSVFNLSNAIMGSGILGLAYAMANTGIILFLFLLTAVALLSSYSIHLLLKSSGIVGIRAYEQLGYRAFGTPGKLAAAIAITLQNIGAMSSYLYIVKSEVPLVIQTFLNLEEKTTDWYMNGNYLVILVSVTIILPLALMKQLGYLGYASGFSLSCMVFFLISVIYKKFQVPCPLPEQEGNLTGSLNITPVSTSDYQNGYTVLQAPDQDTCTPGFFTLNSQTAYTIPIMAFAFVCHPEVLPIYTELKDPSKKKMQCISNISIMVMYLMYFLAALFGYLTFYGRVESELLHTYNKVDPFDVLILCVRVAVLTAVTLTVPIVLFPVRRAIQQMLFQGKDFSWIRHITIAVVLLTFINLLVIFAPSILGIFGMIGATSAPCLIFIFPAIFYIRIMPKDKEPLRSPPKILAACFALLGVLFMIMSLSFIIIDWATGGGKSGGSH; translated from the exons ATGGACGTGCCCCTCCAGACCGAGATGGTGGAGCTCGTGCCCAATGGGAAGCACGCGACCACGCTTACCACCTCTGCCGTCCCCTCACTGGCAGGTGACAG GTTTGAGGAGAACCAGTCTGGCACAGCAGAGATGGAGGAGTTCCTGCCCCATGGCGCTGAGAAGAAGCAGACACACTTCACTGAT TTTGAAGGGAAGACATCTTTTGGGATGTCCGTCTTCAACCTGAGCAACGCAATCATGGGCAGCGGCATCCTGGGGCTGGCCTACGCCATGGCCAACACCGGCATCATCCTCTTCCT cttcctccTGACGGCGGTGGCCCTGCTCTCCAGCTATTCCATCCACCTGCTGCTGAAGTCCTCTGGCATTGTGG GAATCCGCGCCTATGAGCAGCTGGGCTACCGAGCCTTTGGCACGCCAGGGAAGTTGGCTGCAGCCATTGCCATCACGCTGCAGAACATTGGAG CCATGTCCAGCTACCTGTACATCGTCAAATCTGAAGTGCCTCTGGTCATCCAAACCTTCCTCAACCTGGAGGAGAAGACCAC GGACTGGTACATGAATGGGAACTACCTGGTGATCCTGGTTTCTGTCACCATTATCCTGCCCCTGGCTCTCATGAAGCAGCTGG gcTACCTCGGCTATGCCAGCGGCTTCTCCCTCAGCTGTATGGTCTTCTTCCTCATCTCG gtCATCTACAAGAAGTTCCAGGTGCCCTGCCCACTCCCCGAGCAGGAGGGAAACCTCACAGGCAGCCTCAATATCACTCCTGTCAGCACCAGTGACTACCAGAATGGCTACACTGTCCTCCAGGCACCCGATCAGGACACCTGCACCCCCGGCTTCTTCACCCTGAACTCCCAG ACGGCGTACACCATCCCCATCATGGCCTTTGCCTTCGTCTGCCACCCTGAGGTTCTGCCCATCTACACTGAGCTGAAGGA cccctccaagAAGAAGATGCAGTGCATCTCCAACATCTCCATCATGGTCATGTACCTCATGTACTTCTTGGCTGCCCTCTTCGGCTACCTCACGTTCTACG GTCGCGTggagtcagagctgctgcacacCTACAACAAGGTGGACCCCTTCGATGTGCTCATCCTGTGCGTGCGGGTGGCAGTACTGACAGCTGTCACTCTCACTGTCCCCATTGTCCTCTTCCCG GTGCGCCGGGCCATCCAGCAGATGCTGTTCCAAGGGAAGGACTTCAGCTGGATCCGCCACATCACCATCGCCGTGGTCCTGCTGACCTTCATCAACCTCTTGGTCATCTTTGCTCCATCCATCCTTGGCATCTTTGGCATGATTG GTGCCACCTCTGCTCCCTGTCTCATCTTCATCTTCCCTGCCATCTTCTACATCCGCATCATGCCCAAGGACAAGGAGCCGCTGCGTTCACCCCCAAAAATCTTG GCTGCTTGCTTCGCCCTCCTCGGGGTGCTCTTCATGATCATGAGCTTGAGCTTCATCATCATCGACTGGGCCACAGGCGGGGGGAAGAGCGGTGGCAGCCACTAG